The following are from one region of the Halanaerobiales bacterium genome:
- the ppdK gene encoding pyruvate, phosphate dikinase, translated as MTKYIYSFEEGKKEMKPLLGGKGANLAEMSNIGLPVPPGFVITTDACLDYLNQGEIMKDELKNSIFEYLKILEEKNNKKFGDNKDPLLVSVRSGAVISMPGMMDTVLNLGLNDKSVEGLAQKTSNPRFAYDSYRRLIQMFGNVVLEIPAYKFDNFLEKKKKKNGYNNDVELSVADLKDIITDFKKIINTEKDIDFPQKPKKQLLMAIKAVFSSWNNNRAVSYRRIHDIPNDLGTAVSVQTMVFGNIGQSSGTGVAFTRNPATGENKVFGEFLLNAQGEDVVAGIRTPRDIEELKDIMPDVYDKFIEVNEILEEHYKDMQDIEFTIQEGTLYILQTRTGKRTADAAVNIAVDMEKEGLISKKTAIMRIDPEDITQLLHPNFKEKELEKADILAKGLAASPGAATGKIYFTSEKAASIVDEGEDVILVRKETSPEDIEGMSKANGILTSRGGMTSHAAVVARGMGKCCVAGAGNIQVDEEAKEFQVNDRIFKEGDYISLNGSTGEVYAGIVKTTEAHLSDDFKTLMGWADKYRKLGVYANADTPHDAKIAVDFGAEGIGLCRTEHMFFDSERINSVREMIIAENKKSREKALEKLFPYQKEDFKGIFKVMKDMTVTIRLLDPPLHEFLPQEEKDIEFLAKELSVTVKKLKSIINDLEEVNPMLGHRGCRLGITYPEIYEMQVRAIISAALEVKEKMNYDIKADIMIPLIGDKKELSLLRKRVKKLADELIRESNVYIRYSIGTMIEIPRAALLADEIAKYADFFSFGTNDLTQMTYGFSRDDAGKFINEYLEQEIFEKDPFSVLDQKGVGNLIKTAVNLGRKEKNDLKIGICGEHGGEPSSIEFCHNEGLDYVSCSPFRVSVARLAAAQSALNNQ; from the coding sequence TGAAATGAGTAATATAGGTCTACCAGTTCCACCTGGTTTTGTGATTACTACTGACGCCTGTCTTGATTATCTTAATCAGGGCGAAATAATGAAAGATGAGCTTAAAAATAGTATTTTTGAATATCTTAAAATTCTGGAAGAAAAAAATAATAAAAAGTTTGGCGATAATAAGGATCCTCTTTTAGTTTCAGTTAGATCAGGAGCGGTAATTTCTATGCCCGGTATGATGGATACTGTTTTAAATTTAGGTCTTAATGATAAAAGTGTAGAGGGCCTTGCTCAAAAAACATCCAATCCTCGTTTTGCTTATGATAGTTATCGACGACTTATTCAAATGTTTGGAAATGTTGTTTTAGAAATACCAGCTTATAAATTTGATAATTTTTTAGAAAAGAAAAAGAAAAAAAATGGTTATAATAATGATGTTGAATTATCTGTTGCAGATTTAAAGGATATTATTACTGACTTTAAGAAAATAATTAACACAGAGAAAGATATTGATTTTCCTCAAAAACCTAAAAAACAACTATTAATGGCCATTAAAGCAGTTTTTAGTTCCTGGAATAATAATAGAGCAGTCTCCTACCGACGTATTCATGATATACCTAATGATCTAGGAACTGCTGTAAGTGTTCAAACTATGGTTTTTGGAAATATTGGGCAGAGCTCAGGAACTGGAGTGGCTTTTACTCGTAACCCGGCTACCGGTGAAAATAAAGTTTTTGGAGAATTTTTACTTAATGCCCAGGGGGAAGATGTAGTAGCTGGAATTAGAACACCTCGCGATATTGAGGAACTAAAAGATATTATGCCTGATGTTTATGATAAATTTATAGAAGTAAATGAAATTTTAGAAGAACATTATAAAGATATGCAGGATATTGAATTTACTATTCAGGAAGGTACACTTTATATTCTTCAGACTAGAACCGGTAAAAGAACAGCTGATGCCGCAGTTAATATTGCTGTTGATATGGAAAAAGAAGGTTTAATAAGTAAAAAAACAGCAATTATGCGCATAGATCCTGAAGATATCACTCAATTACTCCATCCTAATTTCAAAGAAAAAGAATTAGAAAAAGCAGATATTTTAGCAAAAGGTCTTGCTGCATCTCCTGGTGCAGCCACTGGAAAAATTTATTTTACCTCTGAAAAAGCTGCCAGTATAGTAGATGAAGGGGAAGATGTAATTCTTGTCCGTAAAGAAACATCACCAGAAGATATTGAAGGTATGTCAAAAGCAAATGGTATTTTGACTTCCAGAGGTGGTATGACCTCTCATGCTGCTGTAGTAGCCAGAGGAATGGGAAAATGCTGTGTAGCTGGTGCTGGAAATATTCAGGTTGATGAAGAAGCAAAAGAATTTCAGGTTAATGATAGAATTTTTAAGGAAGGAGATTACATCTCCCTAAATGGTAGTACTGGTGAAGTTTATGCAGGTATAGTTAAAACTACAGAAGCCCATCTAAGTGATGATTTTAAAACATTAATGGGCTGGGCTGATAAATACAGAAAATTGGGAGTTTATGCCAATGCTGATACTCCCCATGATGCAAAAATAGCAGTAGATTTTGGAGCAGAAGGTATTGGCCTCTGTCGAACAGAGCATATGTTTTTTGATAGTGAAAGAATAAACTCAGTAAGAGAAATGATTATTGCTGAAAATAAAAAATCAAGAGAAAAAGCTTTAGAAAAACTATTTCCTTATCAAAAAGAAGATTTTAAGGGTATTTTTAAAGTGATGAAAGATATGACTGTTACTATCAGGCTTCTTGATCCTCCTTTACATGAGTTTTTACCACAGGAAGAAAAAGATATTGAATTTTTGGCAAAAGAACTTTCAGTAACTGTTAAAAAACTAAAAAGTATAATTAATGATTTAGAAGAAGTAAACCCAATGCTCGGTCATCGTGGCTGCAGACTGGGAATAACCTATCCTGAAATCTATGAAATGCAGGTTAGAGCTATAATCTCCGCTGCCTTAGAAGTAAAAGAAAAAATGAATTATGATATTAAGGCAGATATAATGATACCTCTAATAGGTGATAAAAAAGAACTTTCTCTACTAAGAAAAAGAGTAAAAAAATTAGCTGATGAGTTAATAAGAGAAAGTAATGTTTATATCAGATATTCAATTGGAACTATGATTGAAATACCAAGAGCAGCTCTTTTAGCAGATGAAATTGCAAAATATGCAGACTTTTTCTCTTTTGGTACAAATGACCTTACCCAAATGACTTATGGTTTTTCAAGAGATGATGCTGGAAAATTCATAAATGAATATTTAGAACAGGAAATATTTGAAAAAGATCCCTTTTCAGTTCTCGATCAAAAGGGAGTAGGAAATTTAATAAAGACTGCTGTTAATTTGGGTAGAAAAGAGAAAAATGATTTGAAAATTGGAATTTGTGGAGAACATGGTGGAGAACCATCTTCAATTGAATTTTGCCATAATGAGGGACTGGATTATGTTTCCTGTTCACCTTTTAGAGTTTCGGTAGCCCGTCTGGCAGCTGCTCAATCAGCTTTAAATAACCAATAA